One Streptomyces sp. B21-105 genomic region harbors:
- the eccB gene encoding type VII secretion protein EccB → MASRRDQLNAYTFAKRRMLAAFLQSSPDGSEEGAPRPLRGILPGIVVGVIVMAVFGAWGMFKPTAPKGWDQPNAKVIVASKSTTRYVVLRTGKEVQLHPVLNMASAKLLLEEGQGDVVTVSESVLDSGKVPHGVTVGIPYAPDRLPSASEAGTSKRWAVCERPGAGGGASVQKAALVLASREKAATEGSERLHGGQLLYVAGPDGKRFVVDAAGTAYPVGDDDELLLRAVVGSGRQPQRVSAEWLATLHQGDPIAFPDVPGQPGSAAGAPGQLDEAANKIGMVLKASDNNKAQYYVVVQGRVAPVSAFVAQLLLFSKELAPLGQAGHAREMSPGAIVPGGPFGTERHWPTGSPVPVNEASSAAGSRSTVCTVLRGVNAGTGATTLSTWAGDDFPAKLATGSSSAYVTPGSGQLYRQFQGEETKAGPVFLVTDTGLRYVLQSNGDSATDDAGIGTTPEQREKQQQEAKQAQTLLGYKDVDPAPIPAAWSEFLPTGPRLSTAAARQPQGS, encoded by the coding sequence ATGGCATCTCGGCGGGACCAGCTCAACGCCTACACCTTCGCGAAGCGCAGGATGCTCGCGGCCTTCCTGCAGTCGTCGCCCGACGGCTCGGAGGAGGGGGCGCCGCGACCGCTGCGCGGAATCCTGCCCGGCATCGTGGTCGGGGTGATCGTCATGGCCGTCTTCGGGGCGTGGGGCATGTTCAAGCCGACCGCCCCCAAGGGCTGGGACCAGCCCAACGCCAAGGTGATCGTCGCGAGCAAGTCGACCACCCGCTACGTCGTCCTGCGGACCGGCAAGGAGGTCCAGCTGCACCCGGTCCTCAACATGGCTTCCGCGAAACTGCTCCTCGAGGAGGGGCAGGGCGACGTGGTGACGGTCTCGGAGTCCGTCCTCGACAGCGGCAAGGTTCCGCACGGCGTGACCGTCGGCATCCCGTACGCCCCCGACCGGCTGCCCTCGGCGTCCGAGGCGGGCACCTCCAAGCGCTGGGCGGTCTGCGAGCGGCCGGGGGCGGGAGGCGGGGCGTCCGTCCAGAAGGCCGCGCTGGTGCTGGCCTCCCGTGAGAAGGCGGCCACCGAGGGCTCGGAGCGCCTGCACGGCGGCCAACTGCTCTACGTGGCGGGCCCGGACGGCAAGCGCTTCGTCGTGGACGCGGCCGGCACGGCGTATCCGGTGGGCGACGACGACGAGTTGCTGCTGCGCGCGGTGGTCGGTTCCGGACGGCAGCCGCAGCGGGTCTCCGCGGAATGGCTGGCGACCCTCCACCAGGGCGACCCGATCGCTTTCCCGGACGTCCCCGGACAGCCCGGCTCCGCGGCCGGTGCGCCCGGCCAGCTGGACGAGGCGGCGAACAAGATCGGCATGGTGCTCAAGGCGTCCGACAACAACAAGGCCCAGTACTACGTGGTGGTGCAGGGCCGGGTCGCTCCCGTGTCCGCTTTCGTCGCCCAGCTGCTGCTGTTCAGCAAGGAACTGGCCCCGCTCGGCCAGGCCGGTCACGCCCGCGAGATGAGCCCCGGCGCGATCGTGCCGGGCGGGCCGTTCGGCACCGAGCGCCACTGGCCGACGGGGAGCCCCGTGCCGGTCAACGAGGCGTCGTCGGCCGCCGGGAGCCGCAGCACGGTCTGCACCGTCCTGCGGGGCGTGAACGCCGGAACGGGCGCCACGACCCTGAGCACCTGGGCGGGCGACGACTTCCCGGCCAAGCTGGCCACGGGCTCCTCCAGCGCCTACGTCACCCCGGGCTCCGGCCAGCTCTACCGCCAGTTCCAGGGCGAGGAGACCAAGGCCGGGCCGGTCTTCCTCGTCACCGACACGGGACTGCGTTACGTCCTGCAGTCCAACGGCGACAGCGCGACCGACGACGCGGGCATCGGCACCACCCCCGAGCAGCGCGAGAAGCAGCAGCAGGAGGCCAAGCAGGCCCAGACCCTGCTGGGCTACAAGGACGTCGACCCGGCGCCGATCCCGGCCGCCTGGTCGGAGTTCCTGCCCACCGGTCCCCGCCTGTCGACGGCGGCGGCCCGCCAGCCCCAGGGCTCGTGA
- the mycP gene encoding type VII secretion-associated serine protease mycosin has protein sequence MAPHTATKALGTTSDRPSTWALRATFATAAALLTTATVLAPPAAAAPAAGKLPYSDQCAFPNGDYPGRPWSLQRVLLDELWSRSKGKGVRVAVIDTGVDVKNPQLARAVDVKAGRNLLPKNLKDEDGDPIERGNENGTTDTVGHGTKVAGIIAARPLDGTGFVGLAPEATIIPIQQNDAEGHGDTKSLAQAIRYAAQAGAGVINISQDTSNALKPSPDLEKAIDEALARKIVVVASAGNDGLGGNIKETYPASYDGVLAVAASDRNNERASFSQSGEFVGVAAPGVDMISTVPQGGHCSDNGTSFSAPYVAGVAALLKARHPDWTAREIVAQIEQTAERTIAGHDRLVGWGVVDPVRALTEDDRPIESPRPEGGLGKAEAPSPAKFQIGETPDERNTRLATYVTVAAAVLVAGLTGTAVAIRDARKRSRRLAGAE, from the coding sequence ATGGCACCGCATACGGCGACGAAGGCGCTCGGTACGACGTCGGACCGGCCCTCTACCTGGGCCCTGCGGGCGACGTTCGCGACGGCCGCCGCCCTCCTCACGACCGCCACCGTCCTCGCGCCCCCCGCGGCGGCCGCACCGGCGGCGGGCAAGCTGCCCTACTCCGACCAGTGCGCGTTCCCCAACGGCGACTACCCCGGCCGCCCCTGGTCCCTGCAGCGGGTCCTGCTGGACGAACTGTGGAGCCGCTCCAAGGGCAAGGGCGTCCGCGTGGCCGTCATCGACACGGGCGTGGACGTCAAGAACCCGCAGCTCGCCCGCGCGGTGGACGTGAAGGCCGGCCGCAACCTCCTGCCGAAGAACCTCAAGGACGAGGACGGCGACCCCATCGAGCGCGGCAACGAGAACGGCACGACGGACACCGTCGGCCACGGCACCAAGGTCGCCGGCATCATCGCGGCCCGCCCCCTCGACGGCACCGGCTTCGTGGGCCTGGCCCCCGAGGCGACCATCATCCCGATCCAGCAGAACGACGCCGAGGGCCACGGCGACACCAAATCCCTCGCCCAGGCGATCCGGTACGCCGCCCAGGCGGGGGCCGGGGTCATCAACATCTCGCAGGACACCTCCAACGCGCTGAAGCCGTCCCCCGACCTGGAGAAGGCGATCGACGAGGCGCTGGCCCGCAAGATCGTCGTCGTGGCGTCGGCGGGCAACGACGGCCTCGGCGGCAACATCAAGGAGACGTACCCCGCCTCCTACGACGGCGTTCTCGCGGTGGCCGCCTCCGACCGCAACAACGAACGCGCCTCCTTCTCCCAGTCCGGCGAGTTCGTCGGCGTCGCGGCCCCCGGCGTCGACATGATCTCCACGGTGCCCCAGGGCGGCCACTGCTCCGACAACGGGACGAGCTTCTCCGCGCCGTACGTGGCGGGCGTGGCCGCGCTGCTCAAGGCACGGCACCCGGACTGGACCGCACGCGAGATCGTCGCCCAGATCGAGCAGACCGCGGAACGCACCATCGCGGGCCACGACCGCCTGGTCGGCTGGGGCGTCGTCGACCCGGTCCGCGCCCTGACGGAGGACGACCGCCCCATCGAGTCGCCGCGCCCCGAAGGCGGCCTGGGCAAGGCCGAGGCCCCGTCCCCCGCCAAGTTCCAGATCGGCGAGACCCCCGACGAACGCAACACCCGCCTCGCCACCTACGTCACCGTCGCCGCGGCCGTCCTCGTCGCCGGCCTCACCGGCACAGCGGTCGCGATCCGCGACGCCCGCAAACGCTCACGCCGGCTCGCGGGGGCGGAGTAG
- a CDS encoding WXG100 family type VII secretion target, with amino-acid sequence MGVPGAGSGQGSGPNLRVTATDLTKLAGDLDDMQDHLDKQVQRMDAIVDRIEAGWRGPAASAYRDFHRAAAEDAVRIREVMKLLEEAVRLSRDGFSRDDLEVLAHMRQIQVDVDSEVARLSTPNTDPPPTAPRSSLDDL; translated from the coding sequence ATGGGCGTGCCCGGAGCCGGCTCGGGGCAGGGGAGCGGCCCGAATCTGCGTGTGACCGCGACGGATCTCACCAAACTCGCCGGCGACCTCGACGACATGCAGGATCACCTGGACAAACAGGTGCAGCGCATGGACGCGATCGTCGACCGCATAGAGGCCGGCTGGCGCGGCCCCGCGGCGTCGGCGTACCGCGACTTCCACCGCGCGGCGGCCGAGGACGCCGTACGCATCCGTGAAGTGATGAAGCTGCTGGAGGAGGCGGTACGGCTGAGCCGCGACGGCTTCTCCCGGGACGACCTCGAAGTGCTCGCACACATGCGGCAGATCCAGGTGGACGTCGACAGCGAGGTCGCCCGTCTGTCGACCCCGAACACCGACCCGCCGCCGACAGCACCGCGCAGCAGCCTCGACGACCTGTAG
- a CDS encoding WXG100 family type VII secretion target → MSTGAAPDDEYISVSFATLDELAADLEDVLKKLNGKLDDLYDRVVPVVLSWQGETREVFVDKLDEWDRSAQDLQAAQKWLHDYVTTGRTNYTAAHLAVLRGWGAV, encoded by the coding sequence ATGTCGACCGGCGCCGCACCCGACGACGAGTACATATCCGTTTCCTTCGCCACCCTCGACGAGTTGGCTGCCGATCTCGAGGACGTCCTCAAAAAGCTCAACGGCAAGCTGGACGACCTCTACGACCGGGTCGTGCCGGTCGTGTTGTCGTGGCAGGGCGAGACCCGAGAGGTCTTCGTCGACAAACTCGACGAGTGGGACCGCTCCGCCCAGGACTTGCAAGCCGCCCAGAAATGGCTCCACGACTACGTCACCACGGGCCGCACCAACTACACGGCCGCTCACCTCGCGGTGCTACGGGGCTGGGGGGCGGTCTGA
- a CDS encoding RNase A-like domain-containing protein has protein sequence MAERPTDEERAQERAQARTRSPKSSGGGFDVQPQHLHYTALVVRDGQFDYDKGATALVDALNQYSQSAGTGWGADSFASVYKSVNEKFLELWAKSVVSVGGVAVGLTDTANKYTQADWHARKMYGPPPVEKPLPAVIDKPPRYGPVNDIKWSGTGEDADSWDISGMLGEIPDFLADVIRPAIEHGLNLGKMPEITPGARDQELKGMATAWRAVEKDAKAVSDDFNGAIKFITNNKGNDEWQGAMKAFCQTIWGTTEWGRTYDAQGNRASMGRSWKTNRNVVPAKQRPIIEILRQTANTVQETLDHLADVRVKTAETTTRLGEEAAKATAKDLTTGLDLSEMTRLAATMAFGEIVLTFRSHMDKAAADAAVAKYHQEFSDAATKLLALEVELDEALLSVPTFRAEAARAAAYGARSLNDFKKEHSWQRTENQIPYKYSMDLVTEEELYGGHSIDKHVGLTDAQLTQRLRDEANGAGMPQIPAASTFTDLDSAQEYTQYNIRSNSAKIDKWLENPPPDPLKNEFSVPSVTDGVLGSPVVTGRTAPVVGSNPTQPRDAHGVLTILKYEPSLDPPFVVLTSMPA, from the coding sequence ATGGCCGAGCGGCCCACGGACGAGGAGCGCGCCCAGGAGAGGGCGCAGGCCCGGACCCGCTCGCCCAAGTCGAGCGGCGGTGGATTCGACGTACAGCCGCAGCATCTGCACTACACAGCGCTCGTGGTGCGTGACGGGCAATTCGACTACGACAAGGGTGCCACGGCGCTCGTCGACGCGTTGAACCAGTACAGCCAGTCGGCGGGAACCGGATGGGGCGCGGACTCCTTCGCCTCGGTGTACAAGTCGGTGAACGAGAAGTTCCTGGAGCTCTGGGCGAAGAGCGTGGTCAGCGTGGGCGGGGTCGCCGTCGGTCTGACGGACACGGCCAACAAATACACCCAGGCCGACTGGCACGCCCGCAAGATGTATGGCCCGCCGCCGGTGGAGAAGCCTCTGCCTGCCGTCATCGACAAGCCGCCCCGGTATGGCCCGGTCAACGACATCAAGTGGTCCGGCACCGGCGAGGACGCCGACTCCTGGGACATCTCCGGGATGCTCGGAGAGATCCCGGACTTTCTGGCCGACGTCATCCGGCCCGCGATCGAGCACGGCCTCAACCTCGGCAAGATGCCTGAGATCACTCCGGGAGCCAGGGACCAAGAACTCAAGGGCATGGCCACGGCCTGGCGTGCAGTCGAGAAGGACGCCAAGGCGGTGTCGGACGACTTCAACGGCGCCATCAAGTTCATCACCAACAACAAGGGCAACGACGAGTGGCAGGGCGCGATGAAGGCGTTCTGCCAGACCATCTGGGGCACCACAGAATGGGGCAGGACTTACGACGCTCAGGGCAACCGGGCTTCCATGGGCCGCAGTTGGAAGACCAACCGCAATGTGGTGCCGGCGAAGCAGCGGCCCATCATCGAGATCCTCCGTCAAACCGCCAACACGGTGCAGGAGACCCTCGACCACTTGGCCGACGTGCGCGTCAAGACCGCGGAGACGACGACCCGGCTCGGCGAGGAGGCCGCGAAGGCGACGGCCAAGGATCTCACCACAGGCCTCGACCTGTCCGAGATGACCCGGCTTGCGGCGACGATGGCCTTCGGTGAGATCGTGCTGACCTTCCGCTCACACATGGACAAGGCCGCCGCTGACGCTGCGGTCGCGAAATACCACCAGGAGTTCAGCGACGCCGCCACCAAGCTGCTGGCGCTGGAGGTCGAGCTGGACGAGGCGCTGCTCAGTGTGCCCACGTTCCGAGCGGAGGCGGCGCGCGCGGCAGCGTACGGCGCCCGCTCCCTGAACGACTTCAAGAAAGAGCACAGCTGGCAACGGACCGAGAACCAGATTCCCTACAAGTATTCCATGGACCTGGTCACCGAGGAGGAACTGTACGGGGGCCACAGTATCGACAAACACGTCGGCCTGACGGACGCCCAGCTGACCCAACGGTTGCGGGACGAGGCGAACGGCGCGGGAATGCCGCAGATCCCTGCAGCTTCCACGTTTACCGATCTGGATTCTGCTCAAGAATACACCCAGTATAATATACGGAGCAATTCTGCGAAAATTGACAAGTGGCTGGAGAATCCGCCGCCTGACCCTCTGAAGAATGAATTTAGCGTTCCTTCGGTCACCGATGGAGTCTTGGGGTCTCCTGTGGTGACCGGGCGTACAGCACCAGTAGTGGGGAGTAACCCGACTCAGCCGCGAGACGCCCATGGCGTCCTCACAATTTTGAAGTACGAACCGAGTCTGGACCCGCCGTTCGTCGTCCTGACGTCCATGCCCGCATGA